ACTTACAATTTCTAAATTTTTCTTCTGAGCAACACTTTTTTCTATAATAAGTGCTCGGTTTAAGTGCTCACAACACTGTGCGGCAAGAAAAATCCCCTCTTGCTTTAATACAGAATATATTCCCTCAAAAACTGCCTGAGCCGCTTCAATGCTTGAATTTTTGCCTATTTTATCTCCGATAATTTCACTTGAGGAACAGCCTACAACAAGCAAATCTCCCTCTTTTAAACCTGCTTCCTTAATAAGCTCTAAAGCTGCTTTTTCAGCCTGATTTTTAATAT
The genomic region above belongs to Oscillospiraceae bacterium and contains:
- a CDS encoding TIGR01440 family protein, whose product is MENIKNQAEKAALELIKEAGLKEGDLLVVGCSSSEIIGDKIGKNSSIEAAQAVFEGIYSVLKQEGIFLAAQCCEHLNRALIIEKSVAQKKNLEIVSVVPQPKAGGSFATTAYKSFDEPVAVEEIKADAGMDIGNTLIGMHLKRVAVPVRLSVNCIGKASLVCARTRPKYIGGERAKYCQG